In the genome of Nonomuraea sp. NBC_00507, the window ATGAGGTTGAGCTCCACCGCCAGCTGGAACAGCGGCACCATGGCCGCCGTCCCGGTGATGATCGACGACAGCAGCAACAACGCGTACAGCAGCGCGTCGCGCCCCGGCAGCCGCACCCGGCTCAGCGCGTACGCGGCCAGCGCCGCCATCGCCACCACCAGCACCGCCGTGCCGGCCGACAACACCAGCGAGTTGTACAGCGACGGCAACGCGTACGGATGCTCCACGACCGCCTGGAAGTTCTCCCAGGTGAAGTCGGGCACCGCCACCTCATACGTCGGATCGGAGGTGAACGGGGCGCTCGCCAGCCAGAGCAGCGGGATCGTGAAGAACGCCAGCAGCACCGCGATCAGCGTGTAGAAGCCGATCCGGCCGGCCACGAACCGCGCCGTCATTTCCTGCTCCGCAGCAACCGCAGGTAGAACACCGCCACCACCAGATTGATCAGCAGGATGACCGTGGAGACCGCCGCCCCGTAACCCAGCTCGCCGCTCTGCAGCGCGACCTTGTACACGTGCGCCGCCAGGATCTCCGACCTCCCGTCCGGCCCGCCCGCCGTGATCAGGAAGGGGGTGAAGTCATTGAACGTCCACAGGCTGATCAGCAGCAGGTTCGTCAGGATGTGGCCTCGGATGTGCGGGAACACCACGTCCCTGAGCTGCTGCCAGCCGGAGGCGCCGGCCAGGCGGGCGCTCTCCAGGTGCGAGGGCGGCACGTTGCCGAGCGCGGCGCCGTACAACATCATCGAGAACGCGGTGCCACGCCACGTGTTGAAGACGATGATCGACAACATCGGGTGATCGAGCAGCCAGGCGGAGCCGGGCAGGCCGAGCAGCGCGTTGAGCGTGCCGCCGTCGCGGTCGAGCAGCGCCACCCACAGGAACGACACCACCGCGCTGGGCAGGATCCAGGCCAGGATGACCAGGCCCTCGACCAGCCGCTTGAGCGGCCCCTGCCGGTCGCGCAGCAACCAGGCGATGGTGAAACCGAGCCCGACCTGCCCGATGACGGCCGACCCCAGCACGAACTGCACGGTCAGCCACGTGGAGTTCCAGAACGCCGGGTTGGACACCGCGTCGATGAAGTTGGCCGGCCCCACGAACTGCGGCTCGGCCGCGGCGATCCCGGTCAGCCGGTAGTTGGTCAGCCCCAGGTAGAGCACCCAGAGCGCGGGGAAGACGAGGAAGGCCGCGACGAGCAGCAGCGCGGGGGCCACGAAGATCCCGGCCCTGAGCCGGCCCAGACCCGCCGCGTCCGAGCTGTAGGAGCGGCGGGCGGGGGCTTCCTCGTCAACGAGGTCAGGGGGCGATGATGTTGCCTGCGCCACCGACGATTCCTTCGAGCGTCTTCTGGTACGCGGTCGCCGCCTGGTCGGGCGCGGTGCCGCCGACGACCGCGGCGGTGGACTCCTGTAGCGCCACCGACACCTGCGGGTAGACCGCGACCGGCGGCCGGAAGGCCGTCAGCGGCAGCACCTTGTCCGAGATGAAGGTCAGCAGCGGCTCACCGGCGAGGATCTCCTTGTTGACGTCCGTACGCGGCGTGATGCGCACGTTGCCGTCCTTCGTCTCCTCCTTCAGCGCCTCCGGCGAGAGCGTGAAGGCCAGCAGCTCGAAGGCCTCCTTCGGATGCTTGGTGTTGGGGTTGACCGTGCGCAGGGCGCCGCCGGACATGCTGACGAAGTCCTGGCCGCGGATGCCCTTGCCAGGCTCCATGGCCGGGATCAGCGCGTAGCCGACGCTCTGGTCGCGATCGTCCATCGGGGCCACGCCATCCTTGGGGTTGATGACGCCGCGCCAGAAGTAGTCGCCTTCCATCAGGATGCCGATCTTGCCCTCGGCGAACTGCTGGAACGACTTGTCGCGGCCCTTGGCCTCCTGCTGCAGCTTGGGGTCGCCGAGGCCGCCGCCGTAGATCTTCTGGTAGAAGCCGAGCGCGTCCTTGAGCGGCTGGGAGGCGCCGGTCCACTTGCCGTCCTTCTGCACCTCACCGCCCGCGCCGGCGAGCAGCGGCAGCACGCCCTGCATCGAGGTGGCCTCGCCCATCGCCGTCCCGGCGTTGACCTGGATCGGCACCGGCACGCCCGCAGACTTCAGCTTGGTCCCGGCGTCGAGGATCTCCTGCCAGCTCTTCGGCTGCCAGTCGGCCGGGAGACCGGCCTTCTGGAAGAGCGTCTTGTTGAAGTAGAGCACGCGGCCGTCGGTGCCGATCGGCAGCGCGTACTTCTTGCCGTTGTACGTGGCCAGCCCCTGCACGGACTCGGGAATCTGCGCCCAGCCGTCCCAGGCGTCGGCCTCGGCGCCGACCACGTCCGCCAGCGGCTTGATGTAGCCGGCCTCGGCGAACTCACCGGCCCAGATGCCGTCGATGTCGATCACGTCCGCGCCCTTGCCCGACTTGAGGTCCAGGGAGAGCTTGGTCTTGTACTGCTCGTCGTCGACGCCGCTGGGGACGAACTTGACCTTGACGTCCTTGCCCTTCGCCTTCTGGGCCGCCTCGAACTTGGGGATCACCCAGTTGGCGATGAAGTCCGCCGCGGCGGCGTTCTTGCCGCCCGCGATGGCGTTCTGGGCGATGGTCAACTCGATGGTGCCACCGCCACCGCCGGATGACTGGCCGCAGGCGGCTAATCC includes:
- a CDS encoding carbohydrate ABC transporter permease, producing MAQATSSPPDLVDEEAPARRSYSSDAAGLGRLRAGIFVAPALLLVAAFLVFPALWVLYLGLTNYRLTGIAAAEPQFVGPANFIDAVSNPAFWNSTWLTVQFVLGSAVIGQVGLGFTIAWLLRDRQGPLKRLVEGLVILAWILPSAVVSFLWVALLDRDGGTLNALLGLPGSAWLLDHPMLSIIVFNTWRGTAFSMMLYGAALGNVPPSHLESARLAGASGWQQLRDVVFPHIRGHILTNLLLISLWTFNDFTPFLITAGGPDGRSEILAAHVYKVALQSGELGYGAAVSTVILLINLVVAVFYLRLLRSRK
- a CDS encoding extracellular solute-binding protein, producing the protein MALRKVAAVLAVAGIGLAACGQSSGGGGGTIELTIAQNAIAGGKNAAAADFIANWVIPKFEAAQKAKGKDVKVKFVPSGVDDEQYKTKLSLDLKSGKGADVIDIDGIWAGEFAEAGYIKPLADVVGAEADAWDGWAQIPESVQGLATYNGKKYALPIGTDGRVLYFNKTLFQKAGLPADWQPKSWQEILDAGTKLKSAGVPVPIQVNAGTAMGEATSMQGVLPLLAGAGGEVQKDGKWTGASQPLKDALGFYQKIYGGGLGDPKLQQEAKGRDKSFQQFAEGKIGILMEGDYFWRGVINPKDGVAPMDDRDQSVGYALIPAMEPGKGIRGQDFVSMSGGALRTVNPNTKHPKEAFELLAFTLSPEALKEETKDGNVRITPRTDVNKEILAGEPLLTFISDKVLPLTAFRPPVAVYPQVSVALQESTAAVVGGTAPDQAATAYQKTLEGIVGGAGNIIAP